The sequence below is a genomic window from Candidatus Acidiferrales bacterium.
CGTTGAGCGGGAGGATTTTCCGAAACGCGTTGGCAGCAGCCGCACTGAAATTTTTCTTGCTCACACTTCCGCGCCGCGCGCGTCTGAACATTTAGCAGCGTGGTTGCGTACTTTGAATAAGAACAAATCTTGCGAACGAGGTGGATTTTCATGCTGAAGAATTTGCGCATCGCGAGCGTCGGATTCGCACTCGCGTTATTGGCGGCTTTCGCCGCTGCCCCGGCACCGGCCGCCGTAGACGGCCATTTCGACAAGACGCTGACGGTCAACGGGCCAGTGGATCTCGACGTGGCCACCGGTTCCGGAAACATCACGATTCGCCCAGGCGCCTCCGGACAGGTCCAAATTCACGCCAGAATTCACGCCAACGAAGGTTGGAACTGGGACGGCAAGGATGCATCTTCGCGCGTGCAATACATCGAACAGCATCCCCCCATCGAACAGAACGGAAACTCGATTACGATCGGCCACGTGGAAGACCGCGATTTGATGCGGAATATTTCGATTAGCTATGACATCGTGACACCGGCGCAAACGCATGTTCATTCCGCAAGCGGCTCCGGCAATGAAACGATCCAGGGAGTCTCCGGCCCAGTTGAGTCGACCTCCGGCTCAGGCGACCTGAAAATTTCGAGCATCGGCAGTGACGTTTCCGCGCGCACGGGCTCAGGCGAAATCACTCTCACGGGCGTGCAAGGAAATCTGCGCGCCGGAACCGGAAGCGGCAATATTCGCGCCGACGGTGTTTCCGGCGGCATGACGGTTTCGACGGGCTCCGGCGAAGTTGTGCTGTCGCAGACGGGCTCCGGCGATGTCGAGGTTTCCACCGGCTCTGGCGGCGTGGAGATCAATGGCGTCAAAGGCGGCGTGCGCGTTGGCACAGGAAGCGGTGACATCAAGGCGCAAGGCACGCCGACGAGCGGCTGGAATCTGCACACTGGCTCGGGCGATTTGACCGTTGCGTTGCCGCAGCAGAGTTCATTTGAGCTTTATGCGCACACAAGCTCCGGCAGCATCAATTCCAGCTTCCCAATCACAGTGCAAGGAAATATCAGTCCGCGTGAATTGCACGGAAAAGTTGGATCGGGCGGCCCGGTTGTAGAACTACGCACGAGCTCGGGAACAATTCATATCGAGTCTCACTGAACCCCCTGTCGTTGACTGCGAATCGGCCGGTTGCCTCCTGCCGGCCGATTTGTTTTTTGGGATGACATGTTGCCACAGTATTTGATTCGCCGCATGCAACCCAAACTTTTCTACGCCATGGCCTCCAAGTGGGGATATTATCCCCGGCGTTAACGGTTTCTTCGCTCGAGCCCAGTCCCGGGAAGGAGACCTGTGGATCGCCATTGCCACATCGAAGGCTGCGGCCGCGAGGTTCCCAAAGCTCTCGCCAGAGAAACACTCTGCCTCGACCATTTTGCGGACATGGTAATTGCGCAGACAGATGCCGTCCGCGCAAAATGCCTCGGCGCAGAACCGATTGACGAAGCCATGCTTGAGTGGTTGCTCTCCGACGCACCCCATAAGGTTCAGGCTCTCGCCGGCGGCGAATCGGGAAGCGAGGCGCGAAATAACGAGAGAATTCTGGAGCTTCTGCTGTGCCTCTCGAATCTGCATAACTACATCCGGCATCACTCGCTTGAGGTGAAACGCTCGACCTGACTTCGGCATGAGCCGGGCGTTTACTTTCTCGTGCCGGGCGCCTTGATTTTGCCAGCCACGCGGCGCAATCTGGATTTTGAGCTCCGCGAGTTCCGCTAATGCCCGAGGAAACCAAGAAACCAAATCGATTCCAGGCGGCGCAACCTCAAATCCCGGGTGTGCCGCAACACAAGACTTCGGCCGCACCTAAAGCAG
It includes:
- a CDS encoding DUF4097 family beta strand repeat-containing protein; the encoded protein is MLKNLRIASVGFALALLAAFAAAPAPAAVDGHFDKTLTVNGPVDLDVATGSGNITIRPGASGQVQIHARIHANEGWNWDGKDASSRVQYIEQHPPIEQNGNSITIGHVEDRDLMRNISISYDIVTPAQTHVHSASGSGNETIQGVSGPVESTSGSGDLKISSIGSDVSARTGSGEITLTGVQGNLRAGTGSGNIRADGVSGGMTVSTGSGEVVLSQTGSGDVEVSTGSGGVEINGVKGGVRVGTGSGDIKAQGTPTSGWNLHTGSGDLTVALPQQSSFELYAHTSSGSINSSFPITVQGNISPRELHGKVGSGGPVVELRTSSGTIHIESH